The following coding sequences are from one Kallotenue papyrolyticum window:
- a CDS encoding glycosyltransferase family 39 protein — MLLALIGLGLLLLAQRFLSHQQLGGLVVSALALGLLAWGAALVMAPPRPDVLPALARTADGARRGALLAALLSAALTWITSAAGVYTALNVSAWLATLMLWLWAWWPAHAAADAAARQQPSRARWLALLTLAALVLLGGWLRFHRLAEVPGEPTSDHAEKLLDIYDLTQGRRPIFFPRNTGREPAQFYFTFALMRLFDLPLRFETLKLGTVLIGTLTIPAIYLFARELAGRTAGLCAAAWFAVADWAISTARMGLRFPYAPLPTALALWLVWRYLRRGDRRDALWCGLVLGLGLHGYISFRIVPLAIVLALLLAPLDRRWRGQERHLLADGALLLGTALLACLPLAHYTLQHPEQVWFRVATRAGSTERSVGDLATALQTFAINNWNALLAFNWRGDSTMVNAVRFAPFLDTVAATALLAGALIVIVQIARWHALRYGLLLAVLPVLLLPSTLSLAFPIENPSVNRLGTAMPVIFTIAALPPAYLVQLAWQAQARALWRTLALVLLSAALALSARANYQRYFIAYDRQYRSFVPNTNEIAAAVRAEQTRSGIALDNVYLLSYPYWLDGRNLALALGDIAWQREHDLTAERPLPPRAGQPMLFVLHPDDHERQAQLLAAFPDGAFRPVASRTPGKRFLLYQVPAARP; from the coding sequence GTGCTGTTGGCGTTGATCGGCCTGGGCTTGCTCCTGCTGGCCCAACGCTTCCTATCCCATCAGCAGCTCGGCGGGCTGGTTGTGAGCGCGCTGGCGCTCGGGCTCCTCGCCTGGGGCGCGGCCCTCGTCATGGCGCCACCACGACCTGACGTGTTGCCCGCGCTGGCGCGCACCGCGGACGGCGCACGGCGGGGCGCGCTGCTGGCCGCGCTGCTGAGCGCGGCGCTCACCTGGATCACCAGCGCGGCGGGGGTGTACACCGCGCTGAACGTGAGCGCCTGGCTGGCGACGCTGATGCTCTGGCTATGGGCCTGGTGGCCGGCACACGCGGCAGCAGACGCTGCTGCCCGGCAACAGCCCTCGCGCGCGCGCTGGCTCGCGCTGCTGACGCTGGCGGCGCTGGTGCTGCTCGGCGGCTGGCTGCGCTTCCATCGCCTGGCGGAGGTGCCGGGCGAGCCAACCAGCGATCACGCCGAGAAGCTGCTGGACATCTACGATCTGACGCAGGGCCGCCGACCGATCTTTTTCCCACGCAACACCGGTCGCGAACCGGCGCAGTTCTACTTCACCTTCGCGCTGATGCGCCTGTTTGATCTGCCGCTGCGCTTCGAGACGCTCAAGCTGGGCACGGTGCTAATCGGCACGCTGACGATTCCGGCGATCTATCTGTTTGCCCGCGAGCTGGCCGGACGTACCGCGGGCCTGTGCGCGGCGGCCTGGTTCGCCGTGGCGGACTGGGCGATCAGTACGGCGCGCATGGGCCTGCGCTTTCCGTACGCGCCCCTGCCGACGGCGCTGGCGCTCTGGCTGGTGTGGCGCTACCTGCGGCGCGGTGATCGGCGCGATGCGCTGTGGTGCGGCCTGGTGCTTGGCCTGGGCTTGCACGGCTACATCTCGTTCCGCATCGTACCGCTGGCGATCGTTCTGGCGCTGCTGCTCGCGCCGCTCGACCGGCGCTGGCGCGGACAGGAGCGGCACCTGCTGGCCGACGGCGCGTTGCTGCTCGGCACAGCGCTGCTGGCCTGCCTGCCGCTGGCGCATTACACGCTCCAGCATCCGGAGCAGGTCTGGTTCCGGGTAGCCACGCGCGCGGGCAGCACCGAGCGCAGCGTGGGCGACCTCGCCACAGCGCTGCAGACCTTCGCGATCAACAACTGGAACGCGCTGCTGGCCTTCAACTGGCGCGGCGATTCGACCATGGTCAACGCGGTGCGCTTCGCGCCGTTTCTGGACACGGTCGCCGCCACAGCCCTGCTGGCCGGCGCGTTGATCGTGATCGTTCAGATCGCGCGCTGGCATGCCCTGCGCTACGGACTGCTGCTCGCCGTGCTGCCGGTGCTGCTGCTGCCCTCGACACTCAGCCTGGCCTTTCCGATCGAAAATCCAAGCGTCAACCGGCTGGGCACCGCCATGCCGGTGATCTTCACGATCGCCGCGCTACCGCCGGCCTACCTGGTACAGCTTGCCTGGCAGGCCCAAGCGCGCGCGCTCTGGCGCACGCTGGCGCTCGTTCTGCTGAGCGCGGCGCTCGCGCTCTCGGCGCGCGCCAACTACCAGCGCTACTTCATAGCCTACGATCGTCAATATCGCTCGTTCGTGCCCAACACCAACGAGATCGCCGCCGCGGTGCGCGCCGAACAGACGCGCAGCGGCATCGCCCTCGACAACGTGTATCTGCTCTCCTATCCCTACTGGCTGGATGGACGCAATCTGGCCTTGGCGCTGGGCGACATCGCCTGGCAGCGCGAGCATGATCTGACCGCCGAGCGTCCGCTGCCGCCGCGCGCCGGACAGCCAATGCTCTTTGTGCTCCATCCCGACGATCACGAACGTCAGGCGCAGCTGCTGGCTGCCTTTCCGGATGGCGCGTTCAGGCCGGTCGCCAGCCGCACGCCGGGGAAGCGCTTTCTGCTCTACCAGGTGCCGGCAGCGCGTCCGTGA
- a CDS encoding class I SAM-dependent methyltransferase: MTDQQPGGAAPPTDYFSRHLQDMAPHRAILRAVECRLMGRVPLRPPILDIGCGDGHFASIAYDQPIDVGIDVLARDLPEAAARGPQVYRQVLFADATRLPFADGAFNTVVSNCVIEHIPDVDAALREISRVLAPGGTFATTLPSEHYAEYLLGSTVLRRLGLRRLSRAYGAFFNRISHHYHVDPPAVWRARLAAVGLQLVEHRYYFSPAAHRAFDVCHYLGVPNLISKRLLGRWVLHPAQMAPFARWLRRYYEEPWPEQGAYQFVRCVKRTTTPELIAITH, encoded by the coding sequence ATGACCGATCAGCAGCCGGGCGGCGCCGCGCCGCCGACCGACTACTTCAGCCGCCATCTGCAAGATATGGCCCCGCACCGCGCGATCCTGCGCGCCGTGGAGTGCCGGCTGATGGGCCGCGTCCCGCTGCGTCCGCCGATCCTGGACATCGGCTGCGGCGATGGACATTTCGCCTCGATCGCCTACGATCAGCCGATCGACGTGGGCATCGACGTGCTGGCGCGCGACCTGCCCGAAGCCGCGGCGCGCGGTCCGCAGGTCTATCGCCAGGTGCTCTTCGCCGATGCGACGCGCCTGCCCTTCGCCGACGGCGCGTTCAACACCGTGGTCAGCAACTGCGTGATCGAGCACATTCCCGACGTTGATGCGGCGTTGCGCGAGATCAGCCGCGTGCTGGCGCCGGGCGGCACCTTTGCCACAACGCTGCCGAGCGAGCACTACGCCGAGTATTTGCTGGGCTCGACCGTGCTGCGCCGCCTGGGGCTGCGCCGGCTGAGCCGGGCGTATGGCGCGTTCTTCAACCGCATTTCACACCACTACCACGTCGATCCGCCCGCGGTCTGGCGCGCGCGCCTGGCAGCCGTGGGGCTCCAGCTCGTCGAACACCGCTACTACTTCTCGCCGGCGGCGCATCGCGCCTTTGATGTGTGCCACTACCTGGGCGTGCCCAATCTGATCAGCAAACGGCTGCTGGGACGCTGGGTGCTCCATCCGGCACAGATGGCGCCCTTCGCGCGCTGGCTGCGGCGCTACTACGAAGAACCCTGGCCGGAGCAGGGCGCATACCAGTTCGTGCGGTGCGTCAAACGCACCACGACACCTGAACTCATAGCGATCACGCACTGA